One region of Limnothrix sp. FACHB-406 genomic DNA includes:
- a CDS encoding glycosyltransferase family 2 protein encodes MAIARLASWPGRAWRLWQRGGLGAIAQKLRTKLRRRLLGERAQLAAWDQYRRGLSPENRRRFADRAAALENPPQISIIMPVYNTPERWLTEAIESVRAQIYPHWELCIADDRSPDPQVKATLDRLAAEDSRIKVTYRDRNGGISAASNSALALATSDFVVLMDHDDQLPEHALLRVAETILADDPDLFYSDEVLVTPEGEPIEFAFRPAFSLELLRSHPYIVHLVGFRQSLLQEIGGFREFLTVSQDYDLILRACERAKRISHIPEILYLWRQHLTSTGNQRRSDVLEISRAVLSEHLDRSGDPGEVQTGFRFNYFRVRYPLQGPIRIAIVIPTKNCGELVKQCIDSIAKTVHQVAYEIVLIDHDSNDPKSIRYFRSLKDQHRVLNYSGPFNFSAINNWAVAQLPPGHFTHYLFCNNDIEAIEDGWLERMAEFAQKPDIGIVGAKLLYPDRCYIQHAGVCVGMHGMAEHFGKFMRDSLPSGEAEPGYIGALISCREMSSVTAACLLMRADTFAKIGGYDESLAVGFGDVDLCLRAREVGYRAVFCADATLVHHESYTRGKTFEGDPHPEDSAKFFKRWKSMIQATDPYFNPNLDITRQDWAMKELEIPEKPRSRCYDTQTHQFRSL; translated from the coding sequence ATGGCGATTGCGCGGTTGGCCAGTTGGCCCGGACGAGCTTGGCGGTTGTGGCAACGAGGCGGCCTGGGGGCGATCGCCCAAAAATTGCGCACCAAACTCCGGCGGCGACTGTTGGGAGAACGGGCCCAACTGGCCGCTTGGGATCAATATCGCCGGGGTCTGTCGCCCGAGAATCGACGGCGATTTGCCGATCGAGCGGCGGCCCTGGAAAATCCGCCCCAAATCTCGATCATCATGCCCGTTTACAACACGCCAGAGCGCTGGCTGACGGAAGCGATCGAGTCTGTGCGGGCCCAAATTTATCCCCATTGGGAGCTGTGCATTGCCGATGATCGATCGCCCGATCCCCAGGTGAAGGCCACGCTCGATCGACTCGCGGCCGAGGATTCCCGAATCAAAGTGACCTACCGCGATCGCAATGGGGGAATTTCCGCCGCCTCCAATTCGGCCTTGGCCTTGGCCACCAGCGATTTTGTGGTGCTGATGGATCATGATGATCAACTGCCGGAACATGCCCTGCTGCGGGTGGCGGAAACTATCTTGGCCGATGATCCAGACTTGTTTTATTCCGATGAAGTGCTGGTGACTCCCGAAGGCGAGCCGATCGAGTTTGCTTTTCGGCCGGCCTTTTCGCTGGAGTTGCTGCGATCACACCCCTACATCGTGCATTTGGTGGGGTTCCGGCAGTCTCTCTTGCAGGAAATTGGCGGGTTTCGGGAGTTTTTGACCGTTTCCCAGGACTACGACCTGATTTTGCGGGCCTGTGAGCGGGCCAAACGAATTAGCCACATTCCCGAAATTCTTTACCTGTGGCGACAACACCTGACCAGCACCGGCAATCAACGGCGATCGGATGTGTTGGAGATTTCACGGGCCGTTTTAAGCGAACATTTAGATCGATCGGGCGATCCGGGTGAAGTGCAAACGGGATTTCGGTTTAATTATTTCCGAGTGCGCTATCCCCTCCAGGGCCCCATCCGCATCGCGATCGTGATTCCGACCAAAAATTGCGGAGAGTTGGTTAAACAATGCATTGATAGCATTGCCAAAACCGTGCATCAGGTCGCCTACGAAATTGTTTTGATCGATCACGATTCCAATGATCCGAAATCCATTCGCTATTTTCGATCCCTTAAGGATCAACATCGCGTCTTAAATTATTCTGGCCCTTTTAATTTTTCAGCGATTAATAATTGGGCCGTTGCCCAGTTGCCGCCCGGGCATTTCACCCACTATCTCTTTTGCAATAACGATATTGAGGCGATCGAGGATGGGTGGTTGGAGCGAATGGCAGAATTTGCCCAAAAACCAGACATTGGCATCGTGGGCGCTAAGTTGCTTTATCCCGATCGCTGCTACATCCAACATGCGGGCGTTTGTGTGGGAATGCATGGGATGGCGGAACATTTCGGCAAATTCATGCGGGATTCCTTGCCCTCTGGAGAGGCAGAACCGGGCTATATTGGCGCTCTAATTTCCTGTCGCGAAATGTCCTCGGTCACGGCCGCTTGTTTGCTGATGCGGGCCGATACCTTCGCCAAAATTGGTGGCTATGACGAGTCTTTGGCCGTTGGGTTTGGGGATGTGGATCTGTGTTTGCGGGCCCGAGAAGTGGGTTATCGGGCGGTTTTTTGTGCCGATGCCACCTTGGTTCACCACGAATCCTACACAAGGGGCAAAACCTTTGAAGGGGATCCACACCCGGAAGATTCCGCCAAGTTTTTTAAACGCTGGAAATCGATGATTCAAGCAACCGATCCCTACTTCAATCCCAATTTGGATATTACGCGCCAAGATTGGGCCATGAAGGAGTTGGAAATTCCCGAAAAACCCCGATCACGCTGTTACGACACCCAAACCCACCAGTTCCGATCGCTCTAG